The following DNA comes from Peribacillus sp. FSL E2-0218.
TTACCTTTTAGATAGAACACTTTTGACTGGAGTCATTTTTGTTTTAAAATTGAAGTATTAAAACTTGAGGTGATGAGGATGCTTTCTAAACATGATTCTATTCAGCGAGATCAACTTGAAATGATTACTTTAGATCAACTGGTGCCACCGAACCATTTGGTTCGTAAAATGGAGGCTGCCATTGACTTCACTTTCATTTATGACTTGGTGAAAGATATGTACTCAGAGGTAGGACGCCCAAGTATTGATCCAGTTATTTTAGTTAAACTGACTTTCATTCAATATACCTTCGGTATTCGTTCCATGCGTAAAACGATTGAAGAAGTTGAAACCAATATGGCTTATCGTTGGTTCTTAGGCTATGGTTTCCATGATAAAGTGCCTCATTTCTCTACGTTCGGAAAAAATTATGAGCGACGCTTTAAAGATACAGACCTGTTTGAACAGATTTTCTGTCGCATTTTAATGACAGCTGCTAATAAAAAGTTAATAAGTGTAGAACACGTTTTCGTGGATTCCACACATGTGAAAGCCAGTGCGAATAAACGGAAATTTGAAAAGAAAATCGTTCGTAAAGAAACACGAGCGTATCAAGGACGTCTTCAAGAAGAAATCAATCAAGATCGTGAAAACCACGGAAAGAAGCCTTTTCCACCAGATAAATTTGATAAGGAAGAAACCAAAGCAATTAAAGAAAGTACTACGGATCCTGAGAGTGGCTACTATGTGAAAGATGAACGAACAAAACAGTTTGCCTATTCATTCCATGCGGCCGCAGACGGCAACGGTTTTGTATTGGGAACGATTGTAACACCTGGTAATACACATGACAGTCATATTTTGGAGCCACTTGTTGAGCAAGTGATTGAGAAAGTTGGAAAACCAGAAGCAGTTGCCGCAGATGCAGCTTATAAAACACCAGCGATTACAAGCTACCTATTTAACAAAGAAATCACACCTGCTTTACCCTATACACGTCCTCGTACAAAAGAAGGATTCTTTCGCAAACATGACTATGTTTACGATGAACACTTTGATTGTTACCTTTGCCCTTCGGGAGAAACTTTAAAGTACTCAACAACAAATAAAGAGGGCTATCGCGAGTACAAATCGCCCAAACAAATTTGTGCAACATGCTCATTTTTATCACGGTGTACGGAAAGCAAAGACCATCAAAAAGTAGTGACACGGCATATCTGGCAAGCATATGTGGAAGAAGCAGATCATCTGCGTCATCATCAAGAGGTAAAACCTATATATGCGAAACGCAAAGAAACGATTGAGCGTGTATTCGCAGATGCAAAAGAAAAGCATGGTATGCGTTGGACTACTTTAAGGGGACTTAAAAAATTGTCGATGCAGGCGATGCTTACTTTCGCTGCCATGAATGTAAAGAAGATGGCCACTTGGACATGGCAAGGTCCTAAAATGGCTTAACATAGTGGCTCGAAGAGCCCAAATCTCGTAACCTTTGATCAAAATTTCAAAGGAATTTCAAAAGGGGTTCGGAATTTTTTAATTCCGAACCCCTTTTGTCTACAAACTGAGCATCCGATCATTCGGATGCTTTCATGCCGTTTGCTGCCCCTAAAACCAGATGGTCACCGCTTTATTATACGCATCGCTATTAGGGATCGCGTGTATCCCTTGGGCCTGGGCTTTTCTTGGGTCCAGGCCATAGACCATTGGTGTATAACAAGATGTCTGACCCTTATTCACCACGCCATTGCCTTCTGCGCTTTCGCACGTGTAGGCCTTCCCATCCGTGCTGCGGACGATTCTGGCATCCGCTTCATGATTATAGACGGCTGGACGGGTGACAGTCACTTTCGCCCAGGCCGTTTTACAAGTTGTGCTGAATTTCAATTCTACGTACGAAACGGAATCGATCCATACTTTATCCTTCGTTACCGCCGAATTTGCACAACCATTATAGTTAGGGCTTTTGCCATCATAACTATGGGTTTCAGCCAATGCTTGATCATTACCGATGACCAAGAAATCCAGCATGAATAGTGATACGGTCATCAATAGCGATAACCCGATCGTTCTCATTTTATTCAATTCCTTCATCCTTTCCGCGAATCAAAAATCATTAATACCAGCCTGTTTCCCCCGCTGTATACGGCCAATAACCGACCGCTTTCGCTTTTCGCGGGTCTAAATCATATACCATGGGGGTATAGCAGGTCGTTTGCCCTTTGTTGATCTCACCATTTCCTCCGGGAGAAGCACAGCTATATTGCTTATTATCGGTGCTGCGGACAACCAATGCAGTCGCTTCACCATCCGCTTTAGCCGGCCTGCTGAGCGTGATCTTCGCCCAAGCGGTTTTGCAGGTGTTACTGAATTTCAGCTCCAAATCGGCAGTAGCGCCATTCGCATTGATCTTCACAGACTTTTTGGTCACGGCACTATCGGCACAATCATTATAATAAGGACTTTTTCCATCATAGTTGTGGGTTTCTGCTGACGCCCTGCCGGAAATTGAATCCAGAGTGCCGAAAGCGACTAAGAAAGCGGCTACTAATGAAAAACATAAAACCATCTTTTTCATAGTTTCACTCATCTCCTTTACAAAATTTACACACTGTTCATCTTACGATTTTGTTATATTTTTACAAGTGATAAATTCCCTAATTAAGGAAATGAGATGACGGATGCTGGCCTGCCTCCCTTGCAGTCCAGTATGTATCGGGTTTTTCTCGATTTCACTTACCAGACAAAGTATATATCCCTATGAGGAATTCAGTGCAAAAAGGCGACCAAAAGGAAATATACCGGAGAAAACAAGCCATTAGGCCATCACTTCGAATGGTATCGGACAGGCCATTGTACTTAAATCCAATAAGAAAAAGCCCCGCCAAAACCTAAAAAGTTTTGGCGGGGCTCCATTTGGCGTCAATCAGCCGCTGAAGATTTACTTGATCAGCTTACTGATGCTTTTATCCAGTTCATCCTTTTAACACATTTAAAAACCAGGCTGTTTCACATAATTTGTTTCTCTTCACCAAGTAATGCGGTGGGGTTGATTTCCCCTCCCATGCTCGCTTATCCTGAAGCAGTCAGCAATTCCCCTAAAAAAATACCTTTTTTCCCGTAGCAGGTCCCAAACTGCTTTTTCCAGTATCCTTCGGATTGGAGATCGACCGATGTGATGTAAGAAACCCTCTAGACATGACCTGACCATATAGCAGCTCCGGTACTATCTTTCTGTCAGGAAATGCAAAATGCGCTGCACATGTATTTGCTACCACATCATCTGTGACATTTTTGTCCCCACTCGACACAATGCTTCCATTGTTATAGGTGTCATATATACGACCTATGAATCTCCCTTCCCATATACCATGAGTGATTATGAGGATCCAGTCTTTACAATATCGAAGTGATCACTGACAAAACCATTCATTGTAATCTGTCCAATATAGTCTATTAACCTCGTTCATATTGCCAACAAATATTCGTAGGATCGATATTCACTTTTAATGTCAATAGTTTCCTTTCCATTATTTTTCCTTTCATTATTCTTATCCCATTCCTTTCCCTTCCTAAGCGTATAAATCCACAGGCTCATTTTCTTGTACAAAGAAAGGAATATCCTAAACCTGACCATATCAATAGAACGGGATTTTGTTAAAAATGGCCATAAGCTTAAACAAGCAATTAAAATACAATCATCTCATCGAAAATTCAAATAATGATCTTCCCCATAAAATCTGCTTCTCCATCCAATTCTGCTGAGAGTTATAAATCATCAAGACTTTACGGCAGGCTTCGATGGTTTCATGAGAGGGCTCTCAATGGCTGCCGCACGGCTATTAATATTTTGAATTACCGACTGCTCAAACTTTATCTTTCTATCGTACGTATAAAGGCCATTTGTTTCCTGTTCTACATCATATAGCTGCGTATAACAAAATCCAAAAATATTCGGGTTATCAAGCAGAACCGATACTAAGCCTTCATAACGAGTGAAAAATTCTTCTTCTGTACTTGGGCGTTCCCCATAACCCCACGACTTCTCATTCTTAGCAAGCGGATCCCACCAGATTCCGCCAAATTCACTGACGAAGTAAGGCTGACCTTCATATCTTTGACGATCGGGAAAAGGTACATGAACATTCCCTCCTTCCCTCATTGGTTCGTACCGTTTCTTAAATGTTTCAGGGTTTTGATCATAGTCATGAACATCGAAAATATCTGTGCTGACATGATAGAACCCACTTGCATCAATAACGGGGCGTGTTGGGTCCAATTGTTTCGTAACATTATAAACAATGCGAACTACCTCGTCATTTTGCTTTGTTCCGTTCTTATCCCATGTTTCGTTAAACGGGCACCATCCAATAATAGAAGGGTGATTTATATCTCTCTCCATTGCCTCCATCCATTCTGGCAGAACCCTCTCTAATCCCGTAGCTGTTGTTATGTCAAAAAGCCAGTTAGCATACTCACCCCATACCAAATATCCCAGTTTGTCAGCCCAGTATAGAAAACGAGGTTCAAACACTTTTTCATGTAGGCGCGCTCCATTGAATCCCAGCTTCATGGAAAGCTCAATGTCATTTCTTAAATCCTCGTCGGTCGGAGCCGTATAAATCCCATCCGGATAAAAACCTTGATCAAGCACCAATCGTTGAAAGACGGATTTATCATTGATCTTAAATGCCATGCCATCCAAGGCAACACTCCGCAAGCCAAAGTAACTTTGCACTTCATCTACTTTTTGGTCATCGTAAAGTAATGTTAAATGTAAGTCATATAAATGAGCGTTCCCTGGTTCCCATGCATGAATATCAGAAATTGGAATGGTTACCCTTGCTCTTTGTCCTGAAACCACAGCCTGCTGACTGCCTACTTGTTTTTGTTCGTAAGCAACTGCGGAAGTAAAGCTCCATGATCTATTGCTTTCGCCATTTATTTTCGCTTCTACGTGTACACATTCGTTCGCAAGATCTGGTGATA
Coding sequences within:
- a CDS encoding IS1182 family transposase, with protein sequence MLSKHDSIQRDQLEMITLDQLVPPNHLVRKMEAAIDFTFIYDLVKDMYSEVGRPSIDPVILVKLTFIQYTFGIRSMRKTIEEVETNMAYRWFLGYGFHDKVPHFSTFGKNYERRFKDTDLFEQIFCRILMTAANKKLISVEHVFVDSTHVKASANKRKFEKKIVRKETRAYQGRLQEEINQDRENHGKKPFPPDKFDKEETKAIKESTTDPESGYYVKDERTKQFAYSFHAAADGNGFVLGTIVTPGNTHDSHILEPLVEQVIEKVGKPEAVAADAAYKTPAITSYLFNKEITPALPYTRPRTKEGFFRKHDYVYDEHFDCYLCPSGETLKYSTTNKEGYREYKSPKQICATCSFLSRCTESKDHQKVVTRHIWQAYVEEADHLRHHQEVKPIYAKRKETIERVFADAKEKHGMRWTTLRGLKKLSMQAMLTFAAMNVKKMATWTWQGPKMA
- a CDS encoding sugar-binding domain-containing protein, translated to MKDILTIPRPEYPRPQLVRPDWVNLNGEWAFEIDHGKSGKERNWFNANQKFTHKINVPFCPESRLSGIEYTDFMAAVWYKRSFTIPSSWNDKRILLHFGAVDYDTEVWVNGQSVGTHRGGYTPFSFDITMYIQSGTNIVTVCAEDDVRSGLQPRGKQCDSYNSWGCDYTRTTGIWQTVWVECVPRAGYISSVKISPDLANECVHVEAKINGESNRSWSFTSAVAYEQKQVGSQQAVVSGQRARVTIPISDIHAWEPGNAHLYDLHLTLLYDDQKVDEVQSYFGLRSVALDGMAFKINDKSVFQRLVLDQGFYPDGIYTAPTDEDLRNDIELSMKLGFNGARLHEKVFEPRFLYWADKLGYLVWGEYANWLFDITTATGLERVLPEWMEAMERDINHPSIIGWCPFNETWDKNGTKQNDEVVRIVYNVTKQLDPTRPVIDASGFYHVSTDIFDVHDYDQNPETFKKRYEPMREGGNVHVPFPDRQRYEGQPYFVSEFGGIWWDPLAKNEKSWGYGERPSTEEEFFTRYEGLVSVLLDNPNIFGFCYTQLYDVEQETNGLYTYDRKIKFEQSVIQNINSRAAAIESPLMKPSKPAVKS
- a CDS encoding DUF2690 domain-containing protein, producing MKELNKMRTIGLSLLMTVSLFMLDFLVIGNDQALAETHSYDGKSPNYNGCANSAVTKDKVWIDSVSYVELKFSTTCKTAWAKVTVTRPAVYNHEADARIVRSTDGKAYTCESAEGNGVVNKGQTSCYTPMVYGLDPRKAQAQGIHAIPNSDAYNKAVTIWF
- a CDS encoding YjfA family protein: MKKMVLCFSLVAAFLVAFGTLDSISGRASAETHNYDGKSPYYNDCADSAVTKKSVKINANGATADLELKFSNTCKTAWAKITLSRPAKADGEATALVVRSTDNKQYSCASPGGNGEINKGQTTCYTPMVYDLDPRKAKAVGYWPYTAGETGWY